The proteins below come from a single Campylobacter sp. CCUG 57310 genomic window:
- a CDS encoding FtsW/RodA/SpoVE family cell cycle protein encodes MQVDRQIFYACVALITIGIIFSLSLPVFAVLYFNYETYHFFIRQLAVGALGIFLMWSISLLNPDKALVWIGFALFIVCGLSMGLMHALPSSMVTDAGGAKRWIRLPGFSLAPVEFFKIGFVYFLAWSFARKIDDSKKSLKEEFKLILPYAFLFLIVVYLIAVLQNDLGQVVVLALTLIMMAFFAGTSLRLFGIGAIAAIALATLAIATSEHRILRIKSWWGTIQNMVLSMLPENLANALRVADAPEPYQISHSLNAIKHGGFFGEGLGAGVFKLGFLSEVHTDFVLAGIAEEIGVLGVSAITFIVIFLLYRIFRVSSRSENKVYHLFSLGIGLLISLSFLMNSYGITSITPIKGIAVPFLSYGGSSILALCIGIGMVLMVSKRAKG; translated from the coding sequence TTGCAAGTAGATCGACAGATATTTTACGCCTGTGTAGCACTTATTACTATAGGCATTATCTTTTCGCTATCTTTGCCTGTTTTTGCGGTGCTTTACTTCAACTACGAAACATATCATTTTTTTATCAGGCAGCTTGCGGTAGGTGCATTGGGCATATTTTTGATGTGGAGTATATCGCTACTTAATCCCGACAAAGCGCTTGTTTGGATAGGGTTTGCGCTTTTTATCGTTTGCGGGCTATCCATGGGGCTTATGCACGCACTTCCAAGCTCGATGGTAACGGATGCCGGAGGAGCTAAACGCTGGATACGCTTGCCCGGTTTTTCACTAGCTCCGGTTGAGTTTTTCAAGATCGGATTTGTGTATTTTTTAGCGTGGAGCTTTGCAAGAAAGATAGATGACAGTAAAAAGAGCCTAAAAGAGGAATTTAAGCTTATCCTGCCTTACGCCTTTTTGTTTTTGATCGTGGTTTATCTTATAGCCGTGTTGCAAAACGACCTTGGGCAAGTGGTGGTTTTAGCCCTTACTCTTATCATGATGGCGTTTTTTGCGGGCACAAGCTTAAGACTGTTTGGAATTGGCGCGATAGCTGCAATCGCGCTTGCAACTCTTGCCATAGCAACCTCCGAGCATAGAATTTTACGTATCAAATCATGGTGGGGCACGATACAAAACATGGTCTTATCAATGCTTCCTGAGAATTTAGCAAACGCTCTAAGAGTAGCTGATGCTCCTGAGCCTTATCAAATTTCACACTCGCTCAACGCTATAAAACATGGGGGATTTTTCGGTGAGGGGCTTGGTGCAGGAGTATTTAAGCTTGGATTTTTAAGCGAAGTTCATACCGACTTCGTGCTAGCAGGCATAGCCGAAGAGATCGGGGTACTTGGCGTATCGGCAATTACTTTTATAGTGATTTTTTTACTTTATAGAATTTTTAGAGTCTCTTCAAGAAGCGAAAACAAAGTGTATCACCTATTTAGCCTAGGTATCGGGCTTCTTATCTCCCTTTCATTTCTAATGAACTCCTACGGCATCACATCAATCACACCGATCAAAGGAATCGCCGTGCCGTTTTTAAGCTATGGAGGAAGCTCTATACTTGCGCTTTGCATAGGTATAGGCATGGTGCTAATGGTAAGTAAAAGGGCAAAGGGATGA
- the murG gene encoding undecaprenyldiphospho-muramoylpentapeptide beta-N-acetylglucosaminyltransferase, with translation MIIISGGGTGGHLAIAKSLNEELVRRGEKTIFVGSSSGQDMMWFKDDENFEDKIFLPSKGVVNKRGFSKLASLVNILNLAFKCSKIFKEVDAKAVISVGGYSAAPAAFAAIISNLPLFIHEQNAVTGKLNKILKPFAKGFFSSYEKVKFDYPVASKFFEKSRVRSELKNIIFLGGSQGAAAINELALNLALDLKNMGVNIIHQCGKNGFNELKKEYQKLEVEVDLFEFSKEIEAKMSAADLAVSRAGASTLWELCASGLPTIFIPYPHAAKNHQFYNAKFLVDQNLAKFCFQKDGKIDKNEILDIISSINLEEISSRLSAQISPNGSQKIVDEILAKITSHQ, from the coding sequence ATGATCATCATAAGCGGAGGCGGAACCGGCGGTCATTTGGCGATTGCTAAAAGTCTAAACGAAGAGCTTGTAAGAAGAGGCGAAAAGACTATATTTGTCGGTTCATCCAGCGGGCAGGATATGATGTGGTTTAAAGACGATGAGAATTTTGAAGATAAAATTTTCTTGCCAAGCAAAGGAGTAGTAAACAAAAGAGGCTTTAGCAAGCTTGCTTCGCTTGTGAATATACTTAATCTAGCCTTTAAATGCAGTAAAATTTTTAAAGAGGTTGACGCTAAAGCCGTTATAAGCGTAGGTGGATATAGTGCGGCTCCTGCGGCATTTGCAGCAATTATCTCAAATTTGCCGCTTTTTATCCATGAACAAAACGCCGTAACAGGCAAGCTTAATAAAATTTTAAAACCTTTTGCCAAAGGATTTTTTAGCTCTTACGAAAAAGTTAAATTTGATTACCCTGTCGCAAGCAAATTTTTTGAAAAGTCAAGAGTTAGAAGCGAACTTAAAAACATAATCTTTCTAGGCGGTTCGCAAGGTGCGGCGGCTATAAACGAGCTTGCTTTGAATTTGGCTTTAGACTTAAAAAATATGGGTGTAAATATCATTCATCAATGCGGCAAAAACGGATTTAACGAGTTAAAAAAAGAGTATCAAAAGCTAGAAGTTGAAGTTGATCTGTTTGAATTTAGCAAAGAGATAGAAGCCAAGATGAGCGCTGCCGATCTTGCCGTAAGCAGGGCCGGAGCGAGCACTCTATGGGAGCTTTGCGCAAGCGGTTTGCCGACGATATTTATCCCCTACCCTCACGCGGCTAAAAATCATCAATTTTACAACGCTAAGTTTTTGGTAGATCAGAATTTGGCTAAATTTTGCTTTCAAAAAGATGGCAAAATTGATAAAAATGAAATTTTAGATATTATAAGTTCAATAAATTTAGAAGAAATCTCAAGCCGATTAAGCGCTCAAATAAGCCCCAACGGCTCTCAAAAAATAGTCGATGAAATTTTAGCTAAGATAACTTCTCACCAATAG
- a CDS encoding imidazole glycerol phosphate synthase: MDYSSIFKDIKEIKNEIEVLCQTKIEDESINISVAEFSSLVESIKKHDILDERKDSMYFKNVFDNEDYYKNISIYLDQIIRKISIKTEKKGVSLEVSDMLAKACQNIKFIIGVLTVEYGNLLKEDSKRWISRNGGQRRKIKTALAELIEFQKRLDETLKTRAVVISNVILKEFKMLYKFFLYSIKLAKERHDELLLVEIAGMTDKIISMIEPIFSDESLKTDELIYYYLTYELKELKVDSIGEKLS, translated from the coding sequence ATGGATTATTCTTCAATTTTTAAAGATATAAAAGAGATAAAAAACGAGATTGAGGTGCTTTGTCAAACTAAGATAGAAGACGAGTCTATAAATATCAGTGTCGCTGAATTTAGCTCTTTGGTTGAGTCTATCAAGAAGCATGATATTTTGGATGAGCGCAAGGATAGTATGTATTTTAAAAATGTCTTTGACAACGAGGATTATTATAAAAACATAAGCATATATCTTGATCAGATAATTAGAAAAATTTCTATAAAAACCGAAAAAAAAGGCGTAAGCTTAGAAGTTAGCGATATGCTTGCAAAAGCTTGTCAAAATATAAAATTTATAATCGGCGTTTTAACGGTAGAGTATGGAAATTTGCTCAAAGAGGACTCAAAGCGTTGGATTTCAAGAAATGGTGGTCAAAGACGTAAGATCAAAACCGCTTTAGCCGAACTCATAGAATTTCAAAAGAGACTTGACGAAACTCTTAAGACTAGAGCCGTAGTTATATCTAATGTAATCTTAAAAGAATTTAAGATGCTTTATAAATTTTTTCTTTATAGTATCAAACTTGCCAAAGAGAGACACGATGAGCTACTTTTGGTTGAGATTGCAGGAATGACGGACAAGATTATATCTATGATAGAGCCGATATTTAGCGATGAGAGCCTAAAGACCGATGAGTTGATATATTATTATTTGACCTATGAGCTAAAAGAACTTAAGGTCGATTCTATTGGTGAGAAGTTATCTTAG
- a CDS encoding PAS domain-containing protein gives MGAEKQYFVKENEFIVSKTDTKGKITYCNEPFLRIVGAKATDLLGKPHNIIRHPDMPRVVFKLLWDRIKAKQEIFAFVKNKSFDGGFYWVFANVTASLDAQGNIVGYHSVRRRPNENAVKFIEGVYKQLLEAEKSGGMDASSKLLEKILKENNTTYDELVHKLQRG, from the coding sequence ATGGGCGCAGAAAAACAGTACTTTGTAAAAGAGAATGAATTTATCGTTTCAAAGACTGACACAAAGGGTAAAATTACCTATTGCAATGAGCCGTTTTTACGCATAGTCGGAGCAAAGGCAACCGATCTTCTTGGCAAACCTCACAATATCATACGTCATCCCGATATGCCAAGAGTGGTTTTTAAGCTTTTGTGGGATAGAATTAAGGCTAAACAAGAGATTTTCGCCTTTGTAAAAAACAAAAGTTTCGACGGCGGATTTTACTGGGTTTTTGCAAACGTTACAGCCTCTTTGGACGCTCAAGGCAATATCGTGGGATATCACTCGGTAAGAAGAAGGCCGAATGAAAATGCCGTAAAATTTATAGAAGGCGTTTATAAGCAGCTTTTAGAGGCTGAAAAGAGCGGTGGGATGGATGCTTCAAGCAAGTTGCTTGAAAAAATCTTAAAAGAAAACAATACGACTTATGACGAGTTGGTTCATAAGTTGCAACGTGGATAA
- a CDS encoding YgcG family protein yields the protein MKKILSVLLLFAAIFAAELNFPHLTGRVVDEANILSNSAKENLTKILANHESNTTNQVVVVTLNSLQGRSLEEYSLELGRYWAIGQKDKDNGVLLVVAPNEKEIRIEVGYGLEGSLTDAISHEIIQRVIIPKFKDGNFEQGILDGVAKIIDFIDEDSGNDYVGDPIEDMFYTLLSGVVGGSFVLVFLSGLFKHRIVSDIATSMLISGALGFFIGVLAILFTGSAMTAIVVAMIVTITVFVFVFNSIRKMPIGLLKSGGFGASSSSGGFSGGSSGGFSGGGGSFGGGGASGRW from the coding sequence ATGAAAAAGATCTTGTCGGTTTTGCTTCTTTTTGCGGCTATTTTTGCTGCAGAGTTAAATTTCCCCCACCTTACCGGCAGAGTAGTCGATGAGGCAAATATACTAAGTAATTCGGCAAAAGAGAATTTAACTAAAATTCTTGCAAATCATGAATCAAATACTACAAATCAAGTTGTTGTAGTAACTTTAAATTCTCTTCAAGGAAGAAGTCTGGAAGAGTACTCTCTTGAGCTTGGTAGATACTGGGCTATAGGACAAAAAGATAAAGATAACGGAGTATTGTTAGTAGTAGCTCCAAACGAAAAAGAAATTCGCATAGAAGTAGGATACGGTTTAGAAGGATCATTAACGGATGCTATAAGCCATGAGATAATACAAAGAGTAATCATCCCCAAATTTAAAGATGGAAATTTCGAACAAGGTATATTAGACGGCGTAGCTAAAATAATAGATTTCATAGATGAAGACAGCGGGAATGATTATGTGGGAGATCCTATCGAAGATATGTTCTATACGCTTTTATCTGGTGTTGTTGGTGGCTCGTTTGTCTTGGTTTTTCTTAGTGGACTATTTAAACATAGGATAGTAAGTGATATTGCTACTTCTATGCTGATATCTGGAGCACTTGGATTTTTTATCGGAGTTTTGGCTATTTTGTTTACTGGCTCAGCCATGACCGCAATAGTGGTGGCCATGATTGTGACGATCACAGTTTTTGTGTTTGTCTTTAACAGCATAAGAAAGATGCCAATAGGACTTTTGAAAAGCGGTGGCTTTGGTGCCAGTAGCAGCAGTGGAGGCTTTAGCGGTGGAAGTAGTGGTGGCTTTAGCGGTGGTGGCGGAAGCTTCGGTGGTGGAGGAGCTAGCGGAAGGTGGTAA
- a CDS encoding LemA family protein, which translates to MKGLAGLLVVVAIFGGIFLKYYNQVPTLDETTKEKWSQVQNQYKRRADLIPNLVSTVQGYAAHEKSVFAEVTEARSKVSQITINANDASDPAKIREFMEAQRHLGGALSRLMAVSENYPQLKADQNFLALQSQLEGTENRIAVARKDYIASVKEYNLALRTFPGKFVAQIFHPEAKLKDTFEAAESEQKTPEVSFK; encoded by the coding sequence ATGAAAGGATTAGCAGGACTTTTAGTCGTAGTTGCGATTTTTGGAGGAATTTTCTTAAAGTATTACAATCAAGTTCCAACACTTGACGAGACAACCAAAGAGAAGTGGTCGCAGGTGCAAAACCAGTATAAGAGGCGTGCTGATCTGATACCAAATTTGGTTAGCACCGTGCAAGGATATGCGGCTCATGAAAAGAGCGTATTTGCAGAAGTTACCGAGGCTAGAAGCAAGGTTTCTCAGATAACCATCAATGCAAACGATGCTAGCGATCCTGCGAAGATAAGAGAGTTTATGGAGGCTCAAAGACATCTTGGAGGCGCTTTATCAAGGCTTATGGCTGTGAGTGAAAATTATCCGCAATTAAAAGCGGATCAAAATTTCCTAGCTCTTCAGTCTCAGCTTGAAGGCACTGAAAACCGTATCGCTGTAGCAAGGAAGGACTATATAGCTTCGGTTAAGGAGTATAACCTAGCTCTTAGAACTTTTCCCGGAAAATTTGTGGCTCAAATTTTTCATCCCGAGGCTAAGCTGAAAGATACTTTTGAAGCCGCTGAGAGCGAGCAAAAGACACCGGAAGTATCGTTTAAATAG
- a CDS encoding acetyl-CoA carboxylase subunit A: protein MIHKILIANRGEIAVRIIRACKDLHIKNVAIYTKPDQDCLHVKVADEAYQIGIDPIKGYLDAKRIVEVAKACGADAIHPGYGFLSENYEFAKEVQDAGLIFIGPNADVIRKMGNKNIARYLMSKNGIPVVPGTEKLNNETMEDIKLFAEKIGYPVILKASGGGGGRGIRVVWKEDELESSFESCKREAKAFFNNDEVFMEKYVINPRHIEFQIVGDKYGNIIHLAERDCSIQRRHQKILEIAPSPSISENLRKSMGVTAVAAAKAVNYTNAGTVEFLLDDYNNFYFMEMNTRIQVEHGVTEEITGVDLIVMQIRIAAGGILHMQQSDVVTQGFAIEARITAEDAWQNFIPSPGKISGYYPALGPSVRVDSHLYKDYQIPPFYDSLLAKLIVRATSYDLAVNKLNRALDEFTIEGDVKTTIPFLLSISKERDFRRGFFDTSYVENKMPALLEKMKTKENESNEEVIAAITAAIQKVKDARKLKQRNLDE from the coding sequence GTGATACATAAAATTTTAATCGCAAACAGAGGCGAAATAGCGGTTCGCATAATTCGCGCCTGCAAAGACCTGCATATCAAAAACGTAGCCATATACACAAAGCCCGATCAAGATTGTCTGCATGTAAAAGTAGCTGATGAAGCATATCAAATCGGCATAGATCCAATCAAAGGATATCTTGACGCAAAACGTATCGTAGAGGTTGCCAAAGCCTGCGGAGCGGACGCTATACATCCGGGATATGGATTTTTAAGCGAGAACTACGAATTTGCAAAAGAAGTTCAAGATGCCGGGCTTATTTTTATCGGTCCAAACGCCGATGTCATCCGAAAAATGGGTAATAAAAACATAGCACGCTACCTCATGAGCAAAAACGGAATTCCCGTAGTTCCCGGTACCGAAAAGCTAAATAACGAAACAATGGAAGACATCAAGCTTTTTGCCGAAAAGATCGGCTATCCGGTTATATTAAAAGCAAGCGGCGGAGGCGGAGGCAGAGGAATTCGCGTAGTATGGAAAGAGGATGAGCTTGAAAGTAGCTTTGAAAGCTGCAAACGCGAAGCTAAGGCGTTTTTTAATAACGATGAGGTATTTATGGAAAAATACGTCATCAACCCGCGCCACATCGAATTTCAAATAGTGGGCGATAAATACGGCAATATCATTCACTTAGCCGAGCGCGACTGCTCCATACAGCGCAGACATCAAAAAATTTTAGAGATCGCGCCAAGTCCGAGCATAAGCGAAAATTTACGTAAAAGCATGGGTGTTACTGCGGTTGCTGCGGCAAAGGCGGTTAATTATACAAACGCAGGAACGGTTGAGTTTTTGCTTGATGATTACAATAACTTCTATTTTATGGAGATGAACACAAGAATTCAAGTCGAGCACGGCGTAACGGAAGAGATAACGGGCGTGGATCTTATAGTGATGCAAATAAGAATAGCCGCAGGCGGCATACTTCATATGCAACAAAGCGATGTCGTTACTCAAGGTTTTGCCATAGAAGCTCGTATCACGGCAGAAGACGCTTGGCAAAATTTCATCCCAAGCCCTGGCAAAATTTCAGGTTATTACCCCGCTCTTGGCCCTAGCGTGCGCGTGGATAGTCATCTTTACAAAGACTATCAAATTCCGCCGTTTTACGATAGTTTGCTAGCTAAACTTATCGTTCGTGCGACAAGCTACGATTTGGCGGTAAATAAACTTAACCGCGCGCTAGATGAATTTACTATAGAAGGCGACGTAAAGACTACGATTCCGTTTTTGCTAAGCATAAGCAAGGAGCGCGACTTTAGACGCGGGTTTTTCGACACTTCATATGTAGAAAATAAAATGCCTGCCCTGCTTGAAAAGATGAAAACAAAAGAAAACGAAAGCAATGAAGAGGTCATAGCGGCCATTACGGCGGCGATTCAAAAGGTAAAAGACGCCAGAAAGTTAAAGCAAAGGAATTTGGATGAATGA
- a CDS encoding arginyltransferase — protein MIIPFSTLPSLCPYLKDRDSRMEYNYVSDCDFNLNDALTRRGFRRFGRYFSKPNCKECKECVSIRVDALNFHFGRSARRTITKNIDTKIYISSPIVDEEHLNLYRKYHKFMEQKREWKYYELDFRKYYELYVAGHDEFGKEVSYYAHGKLVGVDLIDVLSDGISAIYCYYDPDFSHLSLGRFSLYQQIFLARQNNLHWIYLGYYVKNCPSLAYKGEFKPYQELAGYVAMDVEPVWSSMER, from the coding sequence ATGATAATCCCTTTTTCCACGCTTCCAAGCCTATGTCCGTATCTTAAAGATAGAGACTCAAGAATGGAGTATAACTATGTAAGCGATTGTGATTTTAACCTTAATGACGCGCTTACAAGGCGTGGATTTAGAAGGTTTGGCAGATATTTTTCCAAGCCCAACTGCAAAGAGTGCAAAGAGTGTGTAAGCATAAGAGTTGATGCGTTAAATTTTCATTTTGGCAGATCGGCTCGCCGCACCATAACTAAAAATATAGACACCAAAATATACATCTCAAGTCCCATAGTAGATGAAGAGCATCTAAATTTATACCGCAAATACCATAAATTCATGGAGCAAAAGCGTGAATGGAAGTATTACGAGCTTGATTTTAGAAAGTATTATGAGCTTTACGTTGCGGGACACGACGAGTTTGGCAAAGAGGTTTCATATTATGCCCACGGCAAACTAGTAGGAGTTGATCTGATTGATGTTTTAAGTGACGGAATTTCTGCGATTTATTGCTATTACGATCCTGATTTTTCGCATTTGTCGTTAGGTAGATTTTCGCTCTATCAGCAAATTTTTTTAGCAAGACAGAATAATTTGCACTGGATTTATCTCGGGTATTACGTCAAAAACTGCCCTAGCCTAGCCTACAAAGGCGAATTTAAGCCTTATCAGGAGCTAGCCGGATATGTAGCAATGGACGTCGAGCCCGTTTGGAGTAGCATGGAACGCTAA
- a CDS encoding adenylosuccinate lyase has translation MEKFMDVKQTLESLSIETTDSKLFCELKSVMNKNFSKTLGQKHKVISFYDESELVQRKYFFKFISKLYQKAHSQELDIKFAEYKTIKLLYKQPNSLKIIISADVKFAKNEVNFKFEKPNALFISYISQKFKNSEIFTDENQDNLTIIIKNSSQTKGFDELFSKNEHMYFAVNFNYKQSEFIKFKREINIQNSQKFVKRFSALAGLFDEHFKTLECDINSSFQSVRSRYLELVKIYHPDRHAGKSAKIQDEYRMKFENIQNAYESLKPYFKEQEIFISA, from the coding sequence TTGGAGAAATTTATGGACGTTAAGCAGACTTTAGAATCCTTAAGCATAGAAACAACCGACAGCAAGCTGTTTTGCGAGCTTAAAAGCGTGATGAACAAAAACTTTTCCAAAACACTTGGGCAAAAACATAAAGTTATATCGTTTTATGACGAGAGTGAACTTGTGCAACGTAAATATTTTTTTAAATTTATAAGCAAACTTTACCAAAAAGCGCATAGCCAAGAGCTTGATATAAAATTTGCCGAGTATAAGACAATCAAGCTCCTTTACAAGCAGCCAAATTCGCTTAAAATCATAATATCTGCCGATGTAAAATTTGCAAAAAACGAAGTAAATTTCAAATTTGAAAAACCAAACGCTCTTTTTATAAGCTACATCTCTCAAAAATTTAAAAACTCGGAAATTTTCACAGATGAAAACCAAGATAATCTAACGATAATAATCAAAAATAGCAGCCAAACCAAAGGGTTTGACGAGCTATTTAGCAAAAACGAACATATGTATTTTGCCGTGAATTTTAACTATAAGCAGAGCGAATTTATCAAATTCAAAAGAGAGATAAACATACAAAATTCACAAAAATTCGTAAAAAGATTTTCAGCGCTTGCAGGGCTTTTTGACGAGCATTTTAAAACGCTTGAATGCGATATAAACAGTAGCTTTCAAAGCGTTAGAAGTAGATATCTTGAGCTGGTTAAAATCTATCATCCCGATCGTCATGCAGGCAAATCGGCTAAAATTCAAGACGAATATCGCATGAAATTTGAAAATATCCAAAACGCCTACGAAAGCTTGAAGCCGTATTTTAAAGAGCAAGAAATTTTCATAAGCGCATAA
- a CDS encoding RNA polymerase factor sigma-54, which produces MLKQTASIAPKGKLSHTLRSWLPILSSSIEELKETLEPFVAQNPFVTIEHKNQNSSKKNFFSEISKKSSSENIETYSVFKESLYDKLLPQINKPLFPTEKSQIIANKIIECLSDEGYFEWSDEVFAGFDRSEVERVRARFAYLEPCGVGAVDYKESFLFQMGEFELDSELEKDVKFIIENFENLQNLAQNLKKMKRYDEAISIVRKFKNPPAIEHLSDSPAKIPDIFINTSGGRVEIAINDEFYPEILLDTEGLDEKSEFVSTRIKEAKDLVDALDMRKATLKKIALMIVEYQYDYFFGGDIKPMRLKDIADDLGRNPSTISRAISNKYLVCSRGMVPIKSFFSAAVDEEISNAALKNFVANLVKNENPKKPLSDLKILELIQKEFSVNMVRRTITKYRKALNIASSSQRKRIYLMQG; this is translated from the coding sequence ATGCTAAAGCAAACCGCATCTATAGCCCCCAAAGGCAAGCTTTCGCATACTCTTAGAAGTTGGCTTCCGATACTTAGTTCAAGTATCGAAGAGCTAAAAGAGACTCTTGAGCCTTTTGTGGCGCAAAATCCATTCGTCACGATCGAGCATAAAAATCAAAATTCATCTAAAAAGAACTTTTTTAGCGAAATTTCAAAAAAATCCTCAAGTGAAAATATCGAAACTTACAGCGTTTTTAAAGAGAGTCTATACGATAAGCTTTTGCCTCAAATAAACAAGCCGTTATTTCCTACTGAAAAATCCCAAATTATCGCAAATAAAATCATAGAGTGTCTTAGCGATGAGGGGTACTTTGAGTGGAGTGATGAAGTTTTTGCGGGCTTTGATAGGAGCGAAGTAGAGCGGGTTAGGGCGCGCTTTGCTTATCTTGAGCCTTGTGGCGTGGGTGCGGTGGATTATAAAGAGAGTTTTTTATTTCAGATGGGTGAATTTGAGCTTGATAGCGAGCTTGAAAAAGATGTTAAATTTATTATAGAGAATTTTGAAAATTTGCAGAATTTGGCGCAAAATTTAAAAAAAATGAAGCGATACGATGAGGCTATTTCTATCGTGCGTAAATTTAAAAACCCACCCGCGATCGAGCATCTAAGCGACTCGCCGGCTAAAATTCCAGATATCTTTATAAATACTTCCGGCGGAAGAGTTGAGATAGCTATAAATGATGAATTTTACCCTGAAATTTTGCTTGATACCGAAGGACTTGATGAGAAAAGCGAGTTTGTAAGCACGCGTATAAAAGAGGCAAAAGACCTTGTAGATGCTCTTGATATGCGAAAAGCTACGCTAAAAAAGATTGCTTTGATGATAGTTGAGTATCAGTATGATTATTTTTTTGGAGGCGATATAAAGCCCATGAGACTAAAAGATATCGCGGATGATTTAGGGCGCAATCCTTCTACTATTTCGCGCGCGATATCAAATAAATATCTTGTCTGCTCACGAGGCATGGTACCGATAAAAAGCTTCTTTTCGGCTGCTGTTGACGAGGAGATTTCAAATGCCGCTCTTAAAAATTTCGTCGCAAATTTAGTTAAAAATGAAAATCCTAAAAAGCCGTTAAGCGATCTTAAAATTTTAGAGCTTATCCAAAAGGAATTTAGCGTAAATATGGTCAGGCGAACTATTACGAAATATCGCAAGGCGCTAAATATCGCTAGCTCCAGCCAGCGCAAGAGAATTTATCTGATGCAAGGTTAA
- the lptB gene encoding LPS export ABC transporter ATP-binding protein, whose amino-acid sequence MHKLEVKNLQKTIKKTNIIKGISLDIQSGEVVGLLGPNGAGKTTTFYMICGLIPPSSGNIHLDGVDITNVPLHKRARMGIGYLPQESSIFKDLTVEENLLLGAEILYKDTAVQEQKVDEMLNLLNIEPIRLRKGVSLSGGERRRCEIARSLIITPKFLLLDEPFAGVDPIAVSDIQSIVRDLKNLGIGVLITDHNVRETLAICDRAYVIKDGSLLASGNAKEVANDKLVKTHYLGQDFKLLE is encoded by the coding sequence GTGCATAAGCTAGAAGTTAAAAATTTACAAAAGACAATAAAAAAGACAAATATCATCAAAGGCATTTCGCTTGATATACAAAGTGGTGAAGTTGTAGGTCTTCTTGGTCCAAACGGAGCCGGCAAGACGACTACTTTTTATATGATCTGCGGGCTGATACCCCCAAGTAGCGGCAATATCCATCTTGACGGTGTCGATATCACAAATGTACCTTTGCACAAGCGCGCTCGCATGGGCATAGGATACTTACCTCAGGAATCAAGCATTTTTAAGGATTTAACGGTAGAAGAAAATTTGTTGCTCGGGGCTGAAATTTTATATAAAGATACAGCCGTTCAGGAGCAAAAAGTAGATGAGATGCTAAATTTGCTTAATATCGAGCCGATTCGCTTAAGAAAGGGCGTAAGTCTAAGCGGTGGTGAGCGAAGGCGCTGCGAAATCGCAAGAAGCCTCATAATAACGCCAAAATTTTTGCTTCTTGACGAGCCTTTTGCCGGCGTTGATCCTATAGCCGTTAGCGATATACAAAGCATAGTAAGAGACCTTAAGAATTTAGGCATAGGAGTGCTGATAACAGATCACAATGTGCGTGAGACTTTGGCGATTTGCGATAGAGCTTACGTTATAAAAGACGGCTCGCTTTTAGCCTCGGGAAACGCCAAAGAGGTTGCAAACGATAAGCTTGTTAAGACGCACTATCTCGGACAAGATTTTAAGCTTTTAGAATAA
- the tsaE gene encoding tRNA (adenosine(37)-N6)-threonylcarbamoyltransferase complex ATPase subunit type 1 TsaE — protein sequence MKKEFILNLDELDELIKILPREGVIILKGDLASGKTTLVKAIAKAHGVNSDVTSPTFSVMQGYENGIFHYDIYQNGFEGIIKNGLFENFFEEGLHLVEWGDDELENMLNKFNIDYIKICITPHEKGRKYEVCGA from the coding sequence ATGAAAAAAGAATTTATACTAAATTTAGACGAGCTTGATGAACTGATTAAAATTTTGCCGCGAGAAGGAGTTATAATCCTAAAGGGCGATCTTGCAAGCGGTAAGACAACTCTTGTAAAAGCCATAGCAAAGGCTCATGGTGTAAATTCCGACGTTACCTCTCCTACGTTTTCGGTTATGCAAGGGTATGAAAACGGAATTTTTCATTACGATATCTACCAAAACGGCTTTGAAGGAATCATAAAAAACGGACTTTTTGAAAATTTCTTTGAAGAGGGCTTGCACTTAGTAGAGTGGGGCGATGACGAACTTGAAAATATGCTTAATAAATTTAATATAGATTATATAAAAATTTGCATAACTCCTCATGAAAAAGGAAGAAAATACGAGGTTTGCGGTGCATAA